One window of the Rosa rugosa chromosome 3, drRosRugo1.1, whole genome shotgun sequence genome contains the following:
- the LOC133739218 gene encoding DNA repair protein REV1 isoform X3 yields the protein MSLNSSKSSGSKSKRSFNSNNSSNNNKKKTKISTNQKTLGGVSWGANSLSSSRSSFQRSPFPDFGSYMVEKNRKLQNQFDGEASSCLGSERSIFRGVSIFVDGFTVPSSQELRASMVHYGGRYENYFSRRCVTHIICSNLPDSKIKNLRSFSGGLPVVKPNWIVDSVAANKLLSWVPYQLEQVSCNQPRLSAFFAPKIIPNCDDALRDTSDQVKPESEDTSSVGTRLEDDNKSVCRSTEHEQESSRESDDMIYENTDGQFGEELYTGEKYSEVKQEETPTSDAEDNVSIKDEVKSSTPHQHSASVSSNCLPSSENFGSNRSHSTLGDPKFVENYFKSSRLHFIGTWRNRYRKRFPSSSKGLDNTDSNRCAPDSSLKTPIIHIDMDCFFVSVVIRQRPELKDRPVAVCHSDNPKGTAEISSANYPARDYGVRAGMFVRDAKALCPHLVILPYDFEAYEEVADQFYDILHKHCRKVQAVSCDEAFLDVTYLEGVDMDMLASTVRQEIFETTGCTASAGIARNMLMARLATRTAKPDGQCNIPPERVDDYLYELPIKTLPGIGHVLEEKLKKRNVLTCGQLRMIPKDSLQKDFGIKIGEMLWNHSRGIDNRLVGVIQESKSIGAEVNWGVRFKDLKDSHHFLSNLCKEVSLRLQGCTVQGRTFTLKIKKRRKDAQEPVKYMGCGDCENLSHSVTVPVATDDVEVLQRITKQLFGFFSLDVKEIRGIGLQVSKLESVDASKQGLGKNSLKSWLQSAKASTEEQSNTYSVDDGERAHADCEGRGTHRTSGQLFGNSLGIQTPVDNNRCSGETSANQVSAPPPLCHLDLGVIESLPPELFTELNGIYGGKLVDFVAKNKREFSATTSHERVDGAKNGSESHLFNDMHLQDENVLEPKHTVVEKQAMPSSVGGSSDVAASTSGLGNTDIMPASLSQVDPSVLQQLPQELRVDLLEQLPAHRRYDLASSAASDPLAEIPGESIGMRDENHSGSHDLAFNKLWIGNPPRTIMECQHPLDSSSDCWIQAVYSFSELLRQYVTLKIDSDIEEIYVCFRLLRRFTTKSKFVLQVYSDVFPYLQASFTDSYGGNLHI from the exons ATGAGTTTGAATTCGTCAAAATCGTCTGGTTCAAAATCCAAGCGAAGCTTCAATTCCAACAATTCCAGtaacaacaacaagaagaagacgaagattAGCACCAACCAGAAAACCCTAGGCGGCGTCTCTTGGGGAGCcaattctctctcctcctctcgcTCCTCCTTCCAAAGATCCCCCTTTCCCGATTTCGGCAG TTATATGGTGGAGAAGAACAGGAAACTTCAGAATCAGTTTGATGGTGAAGCTTCGAGTTGTTTGGGGTCCGAGAGGAGTATTTTTCGTGGGGTTTCGATTTTCGTAGATGGTTTCACAGTGCCTTCTAGTCAG GAACTGAGAGCGTCCATGGTGCATTATGGTGGGAGATATGAGAATTACTTTTCAAGGCGTTGTGTTACACATATCATCTGCAGTAATCTTCCTgacagtaaaataaaaaatctgag GTCTTTCAGTGGAGGGCTCCCAGTTGTGAAGCCTAACTGGATTGTAGATTCAGTTGCTGCTAACAAACTCTTGAGTT GGGTTCCTTACCAACTTGAACAGGTTTCTTGTAACCAACCAAGGTTGTCAGCCTTCTTTGCTCCGAAGATAATCCCTAACTGTGATGATGCTTTGAGAGATACATCTGATCAAGTGAAACCTGAAAGTGAGGATACATCTTCGGTAGGAACCAGATTAGAAGATGATAACAAATCAGTATGCAGATCCACTGAACACGAACAGGAAAGTAGCAGAGAATCTGATGATATGATATATGAAAACACCGATGGACAATTTGGTGAGGAGTTGTATACAGGTGAAAAATATTCTGAAGTTAAACAAGAAGAAACGCCTACTTCAGATGCAGAAGATAATGTCAGCATAAAGGATGAAGTTAAATCTAGTACCCCCCACCAGCACTCTGCTTCAGTTAGCAGTAACTGCTTGCCAAGCTCAGAAAATTTTGGGTCTAATCGAAGTCATTCAACTCTTGGGGATCCCAAGTTTGTGGAAAATTATTTTAAG AGCTCAAGGCTGCACTTTATAGGAACCTGGAGAAATCGGTATCGCAAGCGTTTTCCTAGTTCGTCTAAAGGGTTGGACAACACAGATTCTAACCGTTGTGCTCCTGATAGTTCTCTGAAGACTCCCATTATACATATTGACATG GACTGTTTTTTTGTGTCCGTGGTCATCAGGCAACGCCCTGAACTTAAGGATAGGCCTGTAGCTGTATGTCATTCTGATAATCCAAAGGGGACTGCTGAAATTTCATCTGCAAACTACCCTGCTCGAGATTATG GAGTGAGGGCTGGGATGTTTGTCAGAGATGCTAAGGCACTTTGTCCACACCTTGTCATTCTTCCTTATGATTTTGAAGCGTATGAGGAG GTAGCTGATCAGTTCTATGACATTCTGCATAAGCACTGCAGAAAAGTACAA GCAGTAAGCTGTGATGAAGCATTTTTAGATGTCACATACTTGGAAGGGGTAGATATGGATATGTTAGCCTCAACTGTAAGACAAGAGATTTTTGAGACTACTGGATGCACTGCAAGTGCTGGCATAGCTAGAAATATGCTGATGGCTCGCCTTGCAACAAGAACTGCTAAACCAGATGGTCAATGCAACATTCCTCCCGAAAGG GTGGATGATTATTTATATGAACTTCCCATCAAGACGCTTCCAGGAATAGGACACGTTCTAGAGGAGAAGCTGAAGAAGCGAAATGTTTTGACGTGTGGACAGTTGCGTATGATTCCTAAG GACTCTCTTCAAAAGGACTTTGGAATAAAAATTGGGGAGATGTTGTGGAATCATAGTAGAGGCATAGATAATCGTCTAGTTGGGGTGATTCAG GAAAGTAAGTCTATTGGTGCTGAAGTGAATTGGGGCGTGAGATTCAAGGATTTGAAAGAT AGTCATCACTTCCTTTCAAATCTTTGCAAGGAGGTTTCTTTACGCTTGCAAGGATGCACAGTGCAGGGCCGTACTTTTACCCTTAAG attaagaaaagaagaaaagatgcACAGGAGCCTGTGAAGTATATGGGATGTGGAGACTGTGAAAACTTGAGCCACTCTGTCACG GTTCCAGTTGCTACTGATGATGTGGAAGTGCTTCAGAGAATAACAAAGCAGCTCTTTGGGTTTTTCTCTCTAG ATGTCAAGGAGATTCGAGGTATTGGTTTGCAAGTTTCCAAGCTTGAGAGTGTAGATGCTTCAAAGCAAG GACTTGGAAAAAACTCTTTGAAATCGTGGCTCCAATCTGCCAAAGCAAGTACAGAAGAACAATCCAATACTTATTCTGTAGATGATGGGGAGAGGGCGCATGCAG ATTGTGAGGGTCGGGGAACTCATCGAACTTCAGGCCAGCTATTCGGAAATTCACTTGGTATTCAAACTCCAGTGGACAATAATCGGTGTAGTGGTGAAACTTCTGCGAACCAGGTTTCAGCACCACCACCTTTATGTCATCTTGATTTAGGAGTTATTGAAAGTCTTCCTCCAGAACTTTTTACGGAATTAAACGGGATCTATGGTGGCAAGTTGGTTGATTTTGTTGCTAAAAATAAACGAGAATTCAGTGCAACAACATCTCATGAACGAGTAGATG GTGCAAAGAACGGGAGTGAGAGTCATCTCTTCAATGATATGCACCTGCAGGATGAAAATGTACTAGAACCCAAG CATACAGTTGTAGAAAAACAAGCAATGCCTTCTTCTGTGGGAGGGTCCAGTGATGTGGCAGCTTCAACATCAGGTCTTGGAAATACTGATATAATGCCTGCATCTTTAAGTCAAGTAGATCCCTCGGTGTTGCAACAATTACCTCAAGAACTGAGAGTTGACTTACTTGAGCAGCTTCCTGCACACAGGAGATATGACTTAGCTTCAAGTGCTGCCTCGGACCCTCTTGCAGAGATACCTGGAGAATCAATAGGTATGAGGGACGAAAATCATTCTGGATCGCATGATCTTGCATTTAACAAGCTTTGGATTGGAAATCCTCCACG TACTATCATGGAATGTCAACATCCTCTAGATTCAAGTTCTGACTGTTGGATTCAAGCTGTATACAGCTTCTCTGAGCTTCTCAGGCAGTATGTTACATTAAAGATCGACTCAGATATTGAAGAGATCTATGTTTGTTTTCGGCTTCTTAGAAG GTTTACAACGAAGTCAAAGTTTGTCTTACAAGTATATAGTGATGTCTTTCCTTACCTTCAG GCATCTTTCACTGATAGCTATGGAGGAAACTTGCACATTTAG
- the LOC133739218 gene encoding DNA repair protein REV1 isoform X1 codes for MSLNSSKSSGSKSKRSFNSNNSSNNNKKKTKISTNQKTLGGVSWGANSLSSSRSSFQRSPFPDFGSYMVEKNRKLQNQFDGEASSCLGSERSIFRGVSIFVDGFTVPSSQELRASMVHYGGRYENYFSRRCVTHIICSNLPDSKIKNLRSFSGGLPVVKPNWIVDSVAANKLLSWVPYQLEQVSCNQPRLSAFFAPKIIPNCDDALRDTSDQVKPESEDTSSVGTRLEDDNKSVCRSTEHEQESSRESDDMIYENTDGQFGEELYTGEKYSEVKQEETPTSDAEDNVSIKDEVKSSTPHQHSASVSSNCLPSSENFGSNRSHSTLGDPKFVENYFKSSRLHFIGTWRNRYRKRFPSSSKGLDNTDSNRCAPDSSLKTPIIHIDMDCFFVSVVIRQRPELKDRPVAVCHSDNPKGTAEISSANYPARDYGVRAGMFVRDAKALCPHLVILPYDFEAYEEVADQFYDILHKHCRKVQAVSCDEAFLDVTYLEGVDMDMLASTVRQEIFETTGCTASAGIARNMLMARLATRTAKPDGQCNIPPERVDDYLYELPIKTLPGIGHVLEEKLKKRNVLTCGQLRMIPKDSLQKDFGIKIGEMLWNHSRGIDNRLVGVIQESKSIGAEVNWGVRFKDLKDSHHFLSNLCKEVSLRLQGCTVQGRTFTLKIKKRRKDAQEPVKYMGCGDCENLSHSVTVPVATDDVEVLQRITKQLFGFFSLDVKEIRGIGLQVSKLESVDASKQGLGKNSLKSWLQSAKASTEEQSNTYSVDDGERAHADCEGRGTHRTSGQLFGNSLGIQTPVDNNRCSGETSANQVSAPPPLCHLDLGVIESLPPELFTELNGIYGGKLVDFVAKNKREFSATTSHERVDGAKNGSESHLFNDMHLQDENVLEPKHTVVEKQAMPSSVGGSSDVAASTSGLGNTDIMPASLSQVDPSVLQQLPQELRVDLLEQLPAHRRYDLASSAASDPLAEIPGESIGMRDENHSGSHDLAFNKLWIGNPPRWVEEFKASKFMILNILAEMYDKSGSSGNLSVILRSTIMECQHPLDSSSDCWIQAVYSFSELLRQYVTLKIDSDIEEIYVCFRLLRRFTTKSKFVLQVYSDVFPYLQASFTDSYGGNLHI; via the exons ATGAGTTTGAATTCGTCAAAATCGTCTGGTTCAAAATCCAAGCGAAGCTTCAATTCCAACAATTCCAGtaacaacaacaagaagaagacgaagattAGCACCAACCAGAAAACCCTAGGCGGCGTCTCTTGGGGAGCcaattctctctcctcctctcgcTCCTCCTTCCAAAGATCCCCCTTTCCCGATTTCGGCAG TTATATGGTGGAGAAGAACAGGAAACTTCAGAATCAGTTTGATGGTGAAGCTTCGAGTTGTTTGGGGTCCGAGAGGAGTATTTTTCGTGGGGTTTCGATTTTCGTAGATGGTTTCACAGTGCCTTCTAGTCAG GAACTGAGAGCGTCCATGGTGCATTATGGTGGGAGATATGAGAATTACTTTTCAAGGCGTTGTGTTACACATATCATCTGCAGTAATCTTCCTgacagtaaaataaaaaatctgag GTCTTTCAGTGGAGGGCTCCCAGTTGTGAAGCCTAACTGGATTGTAGATTCAGTTGCTGCTAACAAACTCTTGAGTT GGGTTCCTTACCAACTTGAACAGGTTTCTTGTAACCAACCAAGGTTGTCAGCCTTCTTTGCTCCGAAGATAATCCCTAACTGTGATGATGCTTTGAGAGATACATCTGATCAAGTGAAACCTGAAAGTGAGGATACATCTTCGGTAGGAACCAGATTAGAAGATGATAACAAATCAGTATGCAGATCCACTGAACACGAACAGGAAAGTAGCAGAGAATCTGATGATATGATATATGAAAACACCGATGGACAATTTGGTGAGGAGTTGTATACAGGTGAAAAATATTCTGAAGTTAAACAAGAAGAAACGCCTACTTCAGATGCAGAAGATAATGTCAGCATAAAGGATGAAGTTAAATCTAGTACCCCCCACCAGCACTCTGCTTCAGTTAGCAGTAACTGCTTGCCAAGCTCAGAAAATTTTGGGTCTAATCGAAGTCATTCAACTCTTGGGGATCCCAAGTTTGTGGAAAATTATTTTAAG AGCTCAAGGCTGCACTTTATAGGAACCTGGAGAAATCGGTATCGCAAGCGTTTTCCTAGTTCGTCTAAAGGGTTGGACAACACAGATTCTAACCGTTGTGCTCCTGATAGTTCTCTGAAGACTCCCATTATACATATTGACATG GACTGTTTTTTTGTGTCCGTGGTCATCAGGCAACGCCCTGAACTTAAGGATAGGCCTGTAGCTGTATGTCATTCTGATAATCCAAAGGGGACTGCTGAAATTTCATCTGCAAACTACCCTGCTCGAGATTATG GAGTGAGGGCTGGGATGTTTGTCAGAGATGCTAAGGCACTTTGTCCACACCTTGTCATTCTTCCTTATGATTTTGAAGCGTATGAGGAG GTAGCTGATCAGTTCTATGACATTCTGCATAAGCACTGCAGAAAAGTACAA GCAGTAAGCTGTGATGAAGCATTTTTAGATGTCACATACTTGGAAGGGGTAGATATGGATATGTTAGCCTCAACTGTAAGACAAGAGATTTTTGAGACTACTGGATGCACTGCAAGTGCTGGCATAGCTAGAAATATGCTGATGGCTCGCCTTGCAACAAGAACTGCTAAACCAGATGGTCAATGCAACATTCCTCCCGAAAGG GTGGATGATTATTTATATGAACTTCCCATCAAGACGCTTCCAGGAATAGGACACGTTCTAGAGGAGAAGCTGAAGAAGCGAAATGTTTTGACGTGTGGACAGTTGCGTATGATTCCTAAG GACTCTCTTCAAAAGGACTTTGGAATAAAAATTGGGGAGATGTTGTGGAATCATAGTAGAGGCATAGATAATCGTCTAGTTGGGGTGATTCAG GAAAGTAAGTCTATTGGTGCTGAAGTGAATTGGGGCGTGAGATTCAAGGATTTGAAAGAT AGTCATCACTTCCTTTCAAATCTTTGCAAGGAGGTTTCTTTACGCTTGCAAGGATGCACAGTGCAGGGCCGTACTTTTACCCTTAAG attaagaaaagaagaaaagatgcACAGGAGCCTGTGAAGTATATGGGATGTGGAGACTGTGAAAACTTGAGCCACTCTGTCACG GTTCCAGTTGCTACTGATGATGTGGAAGTGCTTCAGAGAATAACAAAGCAGCTCTTTGGGTTTTTCTCTCTAG ATGTCAAGGAGATTCGAGGTATTGGTTTGCAAGTTTCCAAGCTTGAGAGTGTAGATGCTTCAAAGCAAG GACTTGGAAAAAACTCTTTGAAATCGTGGCTCCAATCTGCCAAAGCAAGTACAGAAGAACAATCCAATACTTATTCTGTAGATGATGGGGAGAGGGCGCATGCAG ATTGTGAGGGTCGGGGAACTCATCGAACTTCAGGCCAGCTATTCGGAAATTCACTTGGTATTCAAACTCCAGTGGACAATAATCGGTGTAGTGGTGAAACTTCTGCGAACCAGGTTTCAGCACCACCACCTTTATGTCATCTTGATTTAGGAGTTATTGAAAGTCTTCCTCCAGAACTTTTTACGGAATTAAACGGGATCTATGGTGGCAAGTTGGTTGATTTTGTTGCTAAAAATAAACGAGAATTCAGTGCAACAACATCTCATGAACGAGTAGATG GTGCAAAGAACGGGAGTGAGAGTCATCTCTTCAATGATATGCACCTGCAGGATGAAAATGTACTAGAACCCAAG CATACAGTTGTAGAAAAACAAGCAATGCCTTCTTCTGTGGGAGGGTCCAGTGATGTGGCAGCTTCAACATCAGGTCTTGGAAATACTGATATAATGCCTGCATCTTTAAGTCAAGTAGATCCCTCGGTGTTGCAACAATTACCTCAAGAACTGAGAGTTGACTTACTTGAGCAGCTTCCTGCACACAGGAGATATGACTTAGCTTCAAGTGCTGCCTCGGACCCTCTTGCAGAGATACCTGGAGAATCAATAGGTATGAGGGACGAAAATCATTCTGGATCGCATGATCTTGCATTTAACAAGCTTTGGATTGGAAATCCTCCACGGTGGGTTGAAGAGTTCAAAGCCAGCAAATTCATGATATTAAATATTCTTGCTGAGATGTATGACAAATCAGGGTCAAGTGGAAACTTATCTGTAATTCTGCGCAGTACTATCATGGAATGTCAACATCCTCTAGATTCAAGTTCTGACTGTTGGATTCAAGCTGTATACAGCTTCTCTGAGCTTCTCAGGCAGTATGTTACATTAAAGATCGACTCAGATATTGAAGAGATCTATGTTTGTTTTCGGCTTCTTAGAAG GTTTACAACGAAGTCAAAGTTTGTCTTACAAGTATATAGTGATGTCTTTCCTTACCTTCAG GCATCTTTCACTGATAGCTATGGAGGAAACTTGCACATTTAG
- the LOC133739218 gene encoding DNA repair protein REV1 isoform X4, producing MSLNSSKSSGSKSKRSFNSNNSSNNNKKKTKISTNQKTLGGVSWGANSLSSSRSSFQRSPFPDFGSYMVEKNRKLQNQFDGEASSCLGSERSIFRGVSIFVDGFTVPSSQELRASMVHYGGRYENYFSRRCVTHIICSNLPDSKIKNLRSFSGGLPVVKPNWIVDSVAANKLLSWVPYQLEQVSCNQPRLSAFFAPKIIPNCDDALRDTSDQVKPESEDTSSVGTRLEDDNKSVCRSTEHEQESSRESDDMIYENTDGQFGEELYTGEKYSEVKQEETPTSDAEDNVSIKDEVKSSTPHQHSASVSSNCLPSSENFGSNRSHSTLGDPKFVENYFKSSRLHFIGTWRNRYRKRFPSSSKGLDNTDSNRCAPDSSLKTPIIHIDMDCFFVSVVIRQRPELKDRPVAVCHSDNPKGTAEISSANYPARDYGVRAGMFVRDAKALCPHLVILPYDFEAYEEVADQFYDILHKHCRKVQAVSCDEAFLDVTYLEGVDMDMLASTVRQEIFETTGCTASAGIARNMLMARLATRTAKPDGQCNIPPERVDDYLYELPIKTLPGIGHVLEEKLKKRNVLTCGQLRMIPKDSLQKDFGIKIGEMLWNHSRGIDNRLVGVIQESKSIGAEVNWGVRFKDLKDSHHFLSNLCKEVSLRLQGCTVQGRTFTLKIKKRRKDAQEPVKYMGCGDCENLSHSVTVPVATDDVEVLQRITKQLFGFFSLDVKEIRGIGLQVSKLESVDASKQGLGKNSLKSWLQSAKASTEEQSNTYSVDDGERAHADCEGRGTHRTSGQLFGNSLGIQTPVDNNRCSGETSANQVSAPPPLCHLDLGVIESLPPELFTELNGIYGGKLVDFVAKNKREFSATTSHERVDGAKNGSESHLFNDMHLQDENVLEPKHTVVEKQAMPSSVGGSSDVAASTSGLGNTDIMPASLSQVDPSVLQQLPQELRVDLLEQLPAHRRYDLASSAASDPLAEIPGESIVLSWNVNIL from the exons ATGAGTTTGAATTCGTCAAAATCGTCTGGTTCAAAATCCAAGCGAAGCTTCAATTCCAACAATTCCAGtaacaacaacaagaagaagacgaagattAGCACCAACCAGAAAACCCTAGGCGGCGTCTCTTGGGGAGCcaattctctctcctcctctcgcTCCTCCTTCCAAAGATCCCCCTTTCCCGATTTCGGCAG TTATATGGTGGAGAAGAACAGGAAACTTCAGAATCAGTTTGATGGTGAAGCTTCGAGTTGTTTGGGGTCCGAGAGGAGTATTTTTCGTGGGGTTTCGATTTTCGTAGATGGTTTCACAGTGCCTTCTAGTCAG GAACTGAGAGCGTCCATGGTGCATTATGGTGGGAGATATGAGAATTACTTTTCAAGGCGTTGTGTTACACATATCATCTGCAGTAATCTTCCTgacagtaaaataaaaaatctgag GTCTTTCAGTGGAGGGCTCCCAGTTGTGAAGCCTAACTGGATTGTAGATTCAGTTGCTGCTAACAAACTCTTGAGTT GGGTTCCTTACCAACTTGAACAGGTTTCTTGTAACCAACCAAGGTTGTCAGCCTTCTTTGCTCCGAAGATAATCCCTAACTGTGATGATGCTTTGAGAGATACATCTGATCAAGTGAAACCTGAAAGTGAGGATACATCTTCGGTAGGAACCAGATTAGAAGATGATAACAAATCAGTATGCAGATCCACTGAACACGAACAGGAAAGTAGCAGAGAATCTGATGATATGATATATGAAAACACCGATGGACAATTTGGTGAGGAGTTGTATACAGGTGAAAAATATTCTGAAGTTAAACAAGAAGAAACGCCTACTTCAGATGCAGAAGATAATGTCAGCATAAAGGATGAAGTTAAATCTAGTACCCCCCACCAGCACTCTGCTTCAGTTAGCAGTAACTGCTTGCCAAGCTCAGAAAATTTTGGGTCTAATCGAAGTCATTCAACTCTTGGGGATCCCAAGTTTGTGGAAAATTATTTTAAG AGCTCAAGGCTGCACTTTATAGGAACCTGGAGAAATCGGTATCGCAAGCGTTTTCCTAGTTCGTCTAAAGGGTTGGACAACACAGATTCTAACCGTTGTGCTCCTGATAGTTCTCTGAAGACTCCCATTATACATATTGACATG GACTGTTTTTTTGTGTCCGTGGTCATCAGGCAACGCCCTGAACTTAAGGATAGGCCTGTAGCTGTATGTCATTCTGATAATCCAAAGGGGACTGCTGAAATTTCATCTGCAAACTACCCTGCTCGAGATTATG GAGTGAGGGCTGGGATGTTTGTCAGAGATGCTAAGGCACTTTGTCCACACCTTGTCATTCTTCCTTATGATTTTGAAGCGTATGAGGAG GTAGCTGATCAGTTCTATGACATTCTGCATAAGCACTGCAGAAAAGTACAA GCAGTAAGCTGTGATGAAGCATTTTTAGATGTCACATACTTGGAAGGGGTAGATATGGATATGTTAGCCTCAACTGTAAGACAAGAGATTTTTGAGACTACTGGATGCACTGCAAGTGCTGGCATAGCTAGAAATATGCTGATGGCTCGCCTTGCAACAAGAACTGCTAAACCAGATGGTCAATGCAACATTCCTCCCGAAAGG GTGGATGATTATTTATATGAACTTCCCATCAAGACGCTTCCAGGAATAGGACACGTTCTAGAGGAGAAGCTGAAGAAGCGAAATGTTTTGACGTGTGGACAGTTGCGTATGATTCCTAAG GACTCTCTTCAAAAGGACTTTGGAATAAAAATTGGGGAGATGTTGTGGAATCATAGTAGAGGCATAGATAATCGTCTAGTTGGGGTGATTCAG GAAAGTAAGTCTATTGGTGCTGAAGTGAATTGGGGCGTGAGATTCAAGGATTTGAAAGAT AGTCATCACTTCCTTTCAAATCTTTGCAAGGAGGTTTCTTTACGCTTGCAAGGATGCACAGTGCAGGGCCGTACTTTTACCCTTAAG attaagaaaagaagaaaagatgcACAGGAGCCTGTGAAGTATATGGGATGTGGAGACTGTGAAAACTTGAGCCACTCTGTCACG GTTCCAGTTGCTACTGATGATGTGGAAGTGCTTCAGAGAATAACAAAGCAGCTCTTTGGGTTTTTCTCTCTAG ATGTCAAGGAGATTCGAGGTATTGGTTTGCAAGTTTCCAAGCTTGAGAGTGTAGATGCTTCAAAGCAAG GACTTGGAAAAAACTCTTTGAAATCGTGGCTCCAATCTGCCAAAGCAAGTACAGAAGAACAATCCAATACTTATTCTGTAGATGATGGGGAGAGGGCGCATGCAG ATTGTGAGGGTCGGGGAACTCATCGAACTTCAGGCCAGCTATTCGGAAATTCACTTGGTATTCAAACTCCAGTGGACAATAATCGGTGTAGTGGTGAAACTTCTGCGAACCAGGTTTCAGCACCACCACCTTTATGTCATCTTGATTTAGGAGTTATTGAAAGTCTTCCTCCAGAACTTTTTACGGAATTAAACGGGATCTATGGTGGCAAGTTGGTTGATTTTGTTGCTAAAAATAAACGAGAATTCAGTGCAACAACATCTCATGAACGAGTAGATG GTGCAAAGAACGGGAGTGAGAGTCATCTCTTCAATGATATGCACCTGCAGGATGAAAATGTACTAGAACCCAAG CATACAGTTGTAGAAAAACAAGCAATGCCTTCTTCTGTGGGAGGGTCCAGTGATGTGGCAGCTTCAACATCAGGTCTTGGAAATACTGATATAATGCCTGCATCTTTAAGTCAAGTAGATCCCTCGGTGTTGCAACAATTACCTCAAGAACTGAGAGTTGACTTACTTGAGCAGCTTCCTGCACACAGGAGATATGACTTAGCTTCAAGTGCTGCCTCGGACCCTCTTGCAGAGATACCTGGAGAATCAATAG TACTATCATGGAATGTCAACATCCTCTAG